A single Anopheles arabiensis isolate DONGOLA chromosome 2, AaraD3, whole genome shotgun sequence DNA region contains:
- the LOC120896063 gene encoding probable G-protein coupled receptor Mth-like 5, translated as MPATAATISVMAVTAIAVTFLAVMVGRTDATTTSPVRVNKCCEKFEVVYDGKCTVASTVNATVWKPEFIGRKGERNVQVDNYRFIIGLPDCGTKQKFNIYEYHDSYDKLILFPDGQLRHLILRHHSSMQGSVGSYLDEDYIDAGDSNVPLLQYDYEQGLYCMDRAIGIAGEAGGELMEGLIAKVCSPKEETHWTDSDVMLRKIINPICHGIAMIILLVVAIIYFVLPTLRDLVGNMVTTITMCLIVSQAADLVRIFTEFSNHVSFLIADLFFYVSLLGAFFWLNAMGYYIWKMFRTRNVFLRVSDGRKYCWYSGYAWGCTGTMAAIAVFAHYFLDLPGSNRSVAGADTHQSARESFFEGQDNISWLGIAVFFTPIAFIIIVNIFFFVTTLRFINRMHTYGRIHHKLRCSFVMFTLIFATMSVSWLFLILSWLHFDGLLYMHIIANALQAPCILYICVLRQKHVTFLVKSCFRDQAPQTTEWGDEMTYMNGGDY; from the exons atgccagcaacagcagccaccaTCTCAGTGATGGCCGTCACCGCCATTGCCGTTACATTCCTTGCCGTAATGGTTGGCCGGACCGATGCGACTACAACTTCGCCGGTGCGAGTAAACAAATGCTGCGAGAAGTTTGAGGTCGTGTACGACGGAAAGTGTACGGTCGCTTCCACCGTAAATGCTA CCGTATGGAAGCCGGAGTTCATTGGTCGAAAAGGCGAACGGAACGTGCAGGTCGACAACTATCGTTTCATCATTGGCCTGCCGGACTGTGGCACGAAACAAAAGTTCAATATCTACGAATATCACGAC AGCTACGACAAATTGATTCTCTTTCCGGACGGTCAGCTACGGCATCTGATCCTGCGCCATCACAGTTCGATGCAGGGCAGCGTCGGAAGCTATCTCGACGAGGATTACATCGATGCCGGAGACAGTAATGTGCCGCTGCTACAGTACGACTACGAGCAGGGGCTGTACTGTATGGATCGCGCAATCGGAATCGCCGGCGAGGCCGGCGGCGAACTGATGGAGGGCTTGATAGCGAAGGTATGCTCACCGAAGGAGGAAACACATTGGACCGACAGTGATGTGATGCTGCGGAAGATTATCAACCCGATCTGCCACGGGATCGCAATGATCATACTGCTCGTCGTGGCGATCATCTACTTCGTGCTGCCGACGCTGCGCGATCTCGTCGGCAATATGGTGACAACGATCACGATGTGCTTGATCGTGAGCCAGGCGGCCGATCTGGTGCGCATCTTCACCGAGTTCAGCAATCACGTGAGTTTCCTGATTGCTGACCTGTTCTTCTACGTCAGCCTGCTTGGCGCCTTCTTTTGGCTGAATGCAATGGGCTACTACATCTGGAAGATGTTTCGCACGCGCAACGTTTTTCTGCGGGTCAGCGACGGCCGGAAGTACTGCTGGTACTCGGGATACGCCTGGGGCTGTACCGGTACGATGGCGGCCATTGCCGTGTTTGCTCACTACTTTCTCGACCTGCCCGGAAGCAATCGCAGTGTGGCTGGTGCGGACACCCACCAAAGCGCGAGGGAAAGCTTTTTCGAGGGACAGGACAACATCAGCTGGCTGGGCATTGCCGTGTTCTTTACCCCGATCgcgttcatcatcatcgtgaaCATATTCTTCTTCGTCACAACGCTGCGCTTCATCAATCGGATGCACACGTACGGACGGATTCATCATAAGCTACGGTGCAGCTTCGTGATGTTCACGCTCATTTTTGCCACGATGAGCGTCTCCTGGTTGTTTCTCATACTTTCCTGGCTGCACTTTGACGGGCTGCTGTACATGCACATAATCGCGAATGCGTTACAGGCGCCCTGCATCCTCTACATTTGCGTGCTGCGTCAAAAGCATGTCACATTCCTAGTGAAATCGTGCTTCCGCGACCAAGCACCTCAGACGACCGAGTGGGGCGACGAGATGACATACATGAACGGTGGTGATTACTAG
- the LOC120896061 gene encoding cysteine protease ATG4D produces MNYDVLLSRTGFNKLSITPQHFRSVSEGDSRSCDHRPQERADRGSDGTKTPGRKISLPPHAHRHESVSASCSPMRGGPAANHSTATGGPGEEFKGKVESKLLTMWNNMKFGWSYKMKTNFSKEQPLWLLGRCYHQKVTPVTSMESSVELGTSGPDGQLMVLQNVYFAEPSNSPPEETGTDAIEDSSPEAIVEEEGIDAFRRDFISRIWMTYRREFQTMDDSNYTSDCGWGCMIRSGQMLLAQGLVAHFLGRSWRWDVSMFTAYEESIHRKVIRWFGDTSSKTSPFSIHTLVALGKESGKKPGDWYGPGAVAHLLRQAVRLAAQEITDLDGINVYVAQDCAVYIQDILDECTVPATPAGAPWQRKGAPGGTNSSASTAHTERLGATSCAEGDEDVQSAHWKSLILLVPLRLGTDKLNPIYNECLKAMLSLDYCIGIIGGRPKHSLYFVGYQEDKLIHLDPHYCQDMVDVNQDNFPVASFHCKSPRKMKLSKMDPSCCIGFYCETKKDFYKFIDSVKPFLIPVQPGNQDAGYANPSSGSSTGSVSYPMFVFCRGKSSEQRADLPGQQHQYPHPTAYRSPPTAIPQQAAGGNDEDDEEDEDEAIEFVIL; encoded by the exons ATGAACTACGACGTGCTGTTAAGCCGGACCGGATTCAACAAGCTGTCCATAACACCGCAGCACTTCCGCAGCGTTTCCGAAGGTGACTCACGTTCCTGCGACCACCGCCCGCAGGAGCGCGCGGATCGCGGCAGCGATGGGACGAAAACGCCTGGTAGGAAGATATCGCTACCACCCCATGCACACCGCCACGAATCGGTGTCGGCCTCGTGCAGTCCCATGCGAGGGGGGCCCGCCGCAAACCactccaccgccaccggtgGTCCGGGCGAGGAGTTCAAGGGTAAGGTCGAGTCGAAGCTGCTGACGATGTGGAACAACATGAAGTTCGGCTGGAGCTATAAAATGAAGACAAACTTCTCCAAGGAGCAACCGCTGTGGCTGCTTGGCCGATGCTACCACCAGAAGGTAACGCCCGTAACGTCGATGGAAAGTTCGGTAGAGCTCGGCACATCGGGCCCCGACGGGCAGCTGATGGTGCTGCAGAACGTTTACTTCGCCGAACCGTCCAACTCACCGCCGGAGGAAACGGGCACGGATGCGATCGAGGACAGCAGTCCGGAAGCGATCGTCGAGGAGGAAGGAATCGATGCGTTCCGGCGTGACTTTATCTCGCGCATCTGGATGACGTACCGGCGCGAGTTTCAAACGATGGACGATTCGAACTACACCTCCGACTGTGGCTGGGGATGCATGATACGCAGCGGGCAGATGCTGCTTGCCCAGGGCCTGGTCGCACACTTTCTTGGTCGCAGCTGGCGCTGGGACGTGTCGATGTTTACCGCGTACGAGGAGAGCATACATCGGAAAGTGATCCGCTGGTTCGGCGACACCTCCTCAAAGACGAGCCCGTTCTCCATCCATACGTTGGTGGCGCTGGGGAAGGAGTCGGGTAAAAAGCCCGGCGATTGGTACGGACCCGGAGCAGTGGCACACCTGTTACGGCAGGCGGTACGCCTGGCAGCGCAGGAAATAACCGATCTGGACGGGATCAACGTGTACGTTGCCCAGGATTGTGCTG TTTACATACAAGACATTCTTGACGAGTGCACTGTACCGGCAACACCGGCAGGAGCACCATGGCAGAGGaaaggtgcgcccggaggcacgaACAGCTCCGCCAGTACAGCCCACACCGAACGATTAGGAGCAACTTCATGCGCAGAAGGCGATGAGGACGTCCAATCTGCTCATTGGAAGTCGCTGATCTTGCTAGTACCGCTGCGCCTCGGGACGGACAAGCTGAATCCCATCTATAACGAATGCCTTAAGGCGATGCTCAGTTTGGACTATTGCATCGGCATCATAGGCGGAAGGCCAAAGCACTCACTTTACTTTGTCGGCTATCAGG AGGACAAACTCATACATCTCGATCCGCACTACTGCCAGGATATGGTTGATGTGAACCAGGACAACTTTCCAGTCGCTTCGTTTCACTGCAAATCGCCCCGTAAGATGAAGCTCAGCAAAATGGATCCCAGCTGCTGCATTGGGTTTTACTGCGAAACCAAGAAGGATTTCTACAAATTCATCGATAGTGTCAAACCG TTCTTAATACCGGTTCAGCCGGGCAACCAAGACGCCGGATACGCAAACCCATCGTCCGGATCGTCCACCGGTTCTGTTAGCTATCCGATGTTTGTGTTCTGCCGTGGGAAGAGCAGCGAGCAACGGGCCGACTTGCCCGGGCAGCAACACCAATACCCACATCCGACGGCTTACCGATCACCACCGACGGCGATACCTCAACAGGCAGCAGGTGGCAACGATGAGGACGATGAagaggatgaggatgaggCAATAGAATTCGTCATTCTATAA
- the LOC120896065 gene encoding HSPB1-associated protein 1 homolog produces MDPAKLKHIILNARHPYVVSNADPDWACFRQSFAEWCEAFDLAQPDCVPFEGCPVKGGNHPQWEWERTKVKMKMRDICTPTDTRWNSFSYRNIALLPEPCRRGINFACFGFPEVEQDVTFWIGSAQAHTPCHYDTYGCNVVVQVFGRKSWILLPPDAKLTPVRVPFEESSVYCEENFYSPASYGPFTAVEDKVYHVVLEPGMALIVPPKWWHYVETLEPALNFNTWLGLETDVDSLISECITKLLLQDLCSDVPNKVTSRLINPNEDLPTTEESVSESYQILNYLLNQRRNNKRQSSNLRRYPCEYLPVEAFGQLVDECKPFIKPVVLLDRCDFNNLINRNRARNDPSYKDKISDELTVDELERIARLRKMVNVCCKPDVVKLIERVLLDETS; encoded by the exons ATGGATCCTGCAAAGTTAAAACACATCATTCTGAACGCACGCCACCCGTATGTGGTAAGCAATGCAGATCCCGATTGGGCCTGCTTTCGGCAATCCTTCGCCGAGTGGTGTGAAGCTTTCGACCTAGCGCAACCAGATTGCGTCCCGTTCGAAGGATGTCCAGTGAAAGGCGGTAACCACCCGCAGTGGGAGTGGGAGCGAACGAAGGTGAAGATGAAGATGCGCGACATTTGCACACCCACTGATACGCGCTGGAATTCGTTCAGCTATCGCAACATCGCACTGCTGCCAGAACCGTGCCGCAGAGGAATCAATtttgcgtgttttggttttccaGAGGTCGAGCAGGATGTTACATTCTGGATTGGATCGGCACAAGCCCACACGCCCTGCCACTACGACACGTACGGCTGCAACGTAGTGGTGCAGGTGTTTGGCCGCAAGTCATGGATTCTGCTGCCACCGGACGCAAAGTTAACGCCGGTGCGCGTGCCCTTCGAGGAGTCCAGCGTGTACTGTGAGGAAAACTTCTACAGTCCTGCCTCTTACGGCCCGTTTACTGCGGTGGAGGACAAGGTGTACCATGTGGTGCTGGAGCCCGGGATGGCACTGATTGTGCCGCCGAAATGGTGGCACTATGTGGAAACGCTCGAACCTGCCCTCAACTTCAACACCTGGCTGGGTTTG GAGACAGATGTGGATTCTCTAATCTCGGAATGCATAACGAAACTGTTGCTTCAGGATTTGTGCAGTGATGTCCCGAATAAGGTGACCAGTCGCCTAATCAATCCCAATGAG GATTTACCAACAACAGAGGAAAGCGTGAGTGAATCGTATCAAATCTTAAACTATCTGCTCAACCAAAGGAGAAACAACAAACGCCAGTCTTCAAATTTGAGGCGTTATCCTTGCGAATACCTGCCTGTCGAAGCCTTTGGCCAATTGGTTGACGAATGCAAGCCATTTATTAAACCGGTTGTGCTGCTGGATCGATGTGATTTCAACAACCTTATTAATCGCAATCGTGCTCGAAACGACCCTTCTTATAAGGATAAAATCAGCGACGAACTAACTGTTGACGAACTGGAGCGAATAGCTAGATTACGGAAAATGGTGAACGTTTGTTGCAAACCGGATGTGGTAAAACTTATAGAGCGCGTTTTGTTGGATGAAACTAGCTAA
- the LOC120896064 gene encoding probable G-protein coupled receptor Mth-like 11 — MERTMPLVTLVVLTVVLAIGGGGTVAGELVTTHDQKATQCCQESYMVDGKQQRCVRTDGNYTTEMHLNCTHSYMIFREIEQEVYVDETGSLVDGEFRIQRNDYCVAHTHDGESTQPVFIVCFNMANMDTIATMLISKGIMMLISVFFLLVTLYIYYIIPDLRETQDKVTSAAVGSLAVFMFLLSLVQLWVSLTHTPFCTVIAFLMYFFLISYFAWLNMVMANVWKLTVARRWKIRERSWYILNHIYAITVAVTLTTMVYIYHSRYPTLGEISCWFRTEREQSYFVYLPLSVMLSINIFLFVWTSLHLHASGDDLSPDRKKSLRYKCMLYLKLFLLSGLIWVFEILSFHMSEGLVPQSWFWIIVDAVNCLHGVLIFFVLIVWRQRIKRELANRWVFCFRAPARWAELKDDEQEHLHEEGRDTGKYDLIIK, encoded by the exons ATGGAAAGGACAATGCCACTGGTGACGCTGGTCGTCCTGACCGTGGTGCTAgcgattggtggtggtggcacggTGGCCGGCGAGTTGGTGACAACCCACGACCAGAAGGCTACCCAGTGCTGCCAGGAGTCGTACATGGTGGACGgcaagcagcagcggtgtgTGCGCACCGACGGTAATTACACGACGGAAATGCACCTCAACTGTACCCACAGCTACATGATCTTCCGCGAGATCGAGCAGGAGGTGTACGTGGACGAGACGGGCAGCTTGGTCGATGGCGAGTTCCGGATCCAGCGCAACGA CTACTGTGTGGCCCACACGCACGACGGCGAGAGCACGCAGCCGGTGTTTATCGTGTGTTTCAACATGGCCAACATGGACACGATTGCGACGATGCTCATCAGCAAGGGCATCATGATGCTGATCTCCGTGTTCTTCCTGCTCGTCACGCTCTACATCTACTACATCATACCGGACCTGCGCGAAACGCAGGACAAGGTGACGTCGGCAGCCGTCGGCAGCCTGGCCGTATTCATGTTCCTGCTCAGCCTGGTCCAGCTGTGGGTGTCACTAACGCACACGCCCTTCTGCACCGTCATCG CGTTCCTGATGTACTTCTTCCTCATCAGCTACTTCGCATGGTTGAACATGGTGATGGCGAACGTATGGAAATTGACAGT TGCACGCCGGTGGAAGATCCGAGAGCGATCCTGGTATATCCTGAACCACATCTACGCCATCACCGTCGCAGTGACGTTAACGACCATGGTTTACATTTATCACAGCCGGTATCCGACGCTGGGTGAAATCTCCTGCTGGTTCCGAA CCGAGCGGGAACAGTCGTACTTCGTCTACCTACCGCTGAGCGTGATGCTGAGCATAAACATTTTCCTGTTCGTCTGGACGAGCCTGCATCTGCATGCGAGCGGGGACGACCTTAGCCCGGATCGAAAAAAGTCACTCCGGTACAAGTGCATGCTGTATCTGAAGCTGTTCCTGCTGTCCGGGCTGATCTGGGTGTTCGAGATCCTGTCGTTCCACATGAGCGAAGGTCTGGTGCCCCAGTCCTGGTTTTGGATCATCGTCGACGCGGTCAACTGTCTGCACGGGGTGCTCATCTTCTTCGTGCTGATCGTCTGGCGGCAACGCATCAAGCGCGAACTGGCCAACCGGTGGGTGTTCTGCTTCCGGGCGCCGGCACGCTGGGCCGAGCTGAAGGACGACGAGCAGGAACACTTGCACGAAGAGG GTCGCGATACGGGGAAGTATGATCTTATCatcaagtaa